The genomic region TACACTTGCTTATCATTAATAAGCATGCCATTTAACTTATCTATAGCACTTTGTGCAGCGTCTTCAGAATCAAATTGTACAAATCCATAGCCTTTTGATTGACCATTAGGGTCTGTTGCAATCTTGCACGAGAGGATGTTGCCAAAGCTTGAAAAAGTGTCGTGCAAAGCTTTGTTATCAATTGTTTTGTCCAAATTCTGCAAAAGAGAGTTCAGTAGTATGCAACTAGAACAAGAAGAGACACAGAAGAGCATATtgtgtaagaaaaagaaacggTAGTGCTTCATATATCAAAGAAATATGGCTAAGAGAATGTACAATAGAAATCAACAGGCAGCAAGGGCCCACAGTTCAATTGTAATACAAATTCAGTATAAGGTTTTGGctgaaataaaaacattaaacaaAGAATGCAGATTCAGTCCACGTCTTCGTTCGGTAAAGTATGAGAAAccaatttaacaaattttgaaGAGCAAACACCTTGACCAATACAGCGTAAATCATGAAGCATAAAGGAGGAGACATTAACCTTGATGAAGATATTTGCTGTTCCACTTTTACGAATACTTGGGTCCCGATGCGAATACATGACTCGGATTGACTTGTTATTAAGGGGAGTGAAATTCAAAACTTCCAGAGCTCTTGCCGCTGTAATCAAAGCTAACATGTGAAATATCGGGGGCGAAATAACATCCTTCCATATGAAAGAGGCTAATGCAAGGAGAAAACAATTGCATACTTTCTCCATAATTAAAGAACACTGAACAGAAGAAAAGGCCAAAGCACCTGGCTGTTGTAGTGAAGAAACAGCAAACTTAAAAGGAAAACCAGCATAACCACAACCGCAAtagtaacttataaaaaagatgaatatgTTCTCTAAACACCAATATAGCTATAAAAAGAGGCTGAAATATGTGCAAATGGCACAACCTCCTTAAATTTCTATccaattaaaagttttaacaGGCCAAGGCATAACTATCAGCCCTTCCATGTGATTGTTTAGCAATCTTTTTCCTTAAAGACTGAAAACAACAATAATCTATAGGAAGGCACTTTAAGTTTCCAGAATGCTATCTGGTCCATCCAAACTGCCATAGCAACTCGGACTTCAACAAGGCTTGATAGCAGAAGAGATTTGTTTCTAAAGGCCACTGTGGTTCTGCATTGGTTGTTCTATGGCTTAATCTGGAATCATGGTAATTCAGCAAGTGAAGTGATCACAGATCTAGCAACTCAAAACACCAACAAATATATCTAGCACAGTGCAGAGTTTCGTTACTTTTGAGAAAATCTGCAATGGTGAGTTATTAATGTTACTAACCTGACCAAAACTACAAAACGGTGATTACATAAGCCAACTTTCTAGTACAATATCACTAAAAAGAAACTGTAGAACCAAATTGCGGACCaaaatttccaaatatttaCTGGAGATCACTGTATTTCCTATTCATGCTTCCCGGTAATTGCTTTTGAACTCTGTTCGCAAGTAGAATATTGTAACGACCTTAGTCAATGGCaacttcaaattcttttccCAAGCtgagttttaataaaaatggtcCAAGAAACAGgactatattaattataaggtataaaaagattttaaaaaaaaataaagaattttgggAGGATGGAGATTTTCCTTAGTTCCTCCATACACAGTAGTAGTAAGAAATCAGCCACAAATCTACAAGCATGTAACTAAACCATATACCAAGGGATTCGTCAATTAAATGCAGATTCCAAGCTGCTCCATTTCACATAATCAAATTAGAAGTAAAAGCACTAACCATCCTGGGGATTGCTATAGTTGACATAACCATAGCCAAGGCTGCGGCGAGTACTGAGGTCTCGGCAAACCCTAACCGACACAACCTGTCCGACCTGATTGAACAGATCATACAGCTGAGAGTCCGTCACGTTTAAATCCAAGTCCCCCACGTACAGAGAGGTCGACATAAACTGTCCAGCCGCCGCAGCTGCCGCTCCACTTGGCGCCGCCACTCCGTTGGGCCCAGCAGCCGCCACATTCTGGTGCTGCACTTGAATCTGCGCCATTCCTTCCAATTTCAGCTAAATTCCTAGTTTCTCGGTCTGGAGATTGGGGGGTTGTAATTTTTCCCTTCTCCTCCTTGCTATTGACCTTAGATAGATAAAAACTACGAATGACAACgaggaaattgaaaatttttggggTTTTTCAGTAGGGATGAGAAGAGAGGAAAGGGTAAAATGTGGGGGTAAAAATATAGGGTAGATCAAAGGATAAGAGAAATTCCAGAGAGAAAATTTTGGAggtatttttttcctttgggAGGGCAGGGAACTGCACCGCACTCAGGGAAGAACATCGCCTCTGAGGATTTATATATGAAGTGGCAGTGTTAGGAAACCCTAGCAGCGAGAAAAAGCGGTGAAATCTTGGCCGTCGATTTGAAGTGCTGCTGCCCAAGGGAAAACCTTATGGCGACACGTGTCGCCTGAGCACGAGCGACGTATGACGTGGTCAAATCgtagatgtaatttatttatttgttgttttgatAAAATCTTGTCGATTGTTACGGGATTACAGAGGTTGTTTAGCGTTCTTAGAGCTCCTAAACTATAGTTAATCAACATCATTCCAACACTTTTCAACTCAACCTCATCTTTATCCAATTCCATCAAACTTTAactaaaacataataattattcataaatacatTGTTGCTCAAACAATTAACAATAATCCCACGTAACTATATCGTAATTTCTCTATAATTTGGTTAGAGTTAATACTACAATATGTAATTAGATTATTACAACAACAATTGGCATCAATTccatttgaataatatatttaaccttTCTGTTTATGTCACATAAGTCAAATCCAAATTGAAGACGAACCaatgataatactaattttgaATCTCAACAGATCAATTTTATGGGTTATTAAATGCATCTGGTAGTTGATTAgctaaattttgcaaattaattatcttttaaactttcaattcattttgatTAATACGAGCATTAAGATGagataatgataatttattccaattaatttttcttttcaactgCCTACTCTCTCTCCCCTAATATTACGAAATTTGATTCATCAAAATGATAATCGACAAATCGAGTGTAAATAAGTCCCGCATTGATggttcaatatattttatatagatgGAGACTTAACTCCAACATAAATTCTCAACTTCTTTTAAGGACCCATCTTAGTGGGTTGTGGTGGTGCAATTGGGACATATGCCCTGCAcccaaaaattattagatGGAAAATGTTAGGTTTCAgacgaaaaaataattgaagatgAGAGAACTTGTGGTAACTTGTTGGTCTAATGTAAATTAATGTTGTTGCAAGCAAAATAGCATATCCCCAACAAGAAGTGTGAAATTTTGATTCACAAGCAATGGCCTTGAAATTAATTGCAGAGTCTTATTAAATGATTCTACAAGACCATTTTATTACGAATATGTGCTACACGGTATTCAACATCATTTCTAATAGACACAAAATAGTCATTGAGAGTTTAATAAGTAAGTTCTCCAGCATTATCAATACGTATTTTCTTAATTGGATAATCAGGAAAATATGCTcgtaatcaaattaattaagcaaGCAATCTTGCAAACGCAAGGTTGCGAAATGATTACAAAGACACATGTGACCATCTAGTTAATgcatcaattaaaattatgaaatatcaaaatggTCCACATGGCTAGTAGATTGGTCCACAAATATCGCCTTGTTATACATTCTAAAAATGTGAGAGATTCACTCTCTGTTTTTGTTGGAAATGGTCGAACAATTAACTTTCCTTAAGAACAAGGAACACATTAGAAATTATTGGATTGAAAAATTTGTTGGCTCTTCAGTGTATGTCCAtttaaattctcattttttttttttgcatcgTAATTGATCCGGGATGACCCAAtcgataatttttctaatatgcACTTTTCCCCCAAGATCACATTTGTGATATAGAGATACTCAATATTCTCTTCGTTTGTTGTCTCAATATGATATCCATTTTGGCGGATAtctttaaaacttataaagttttcttgagatttggtgGAATAAAGTGtatcatcaatataaaattgtgTTTTACCCAATAAGAATGCATTAGCTCTTCTGGAGCCATCTATTAACTTTGCACTAccaaatattatactaacattGGTTTCTTGTATTACTAAATAAGAGAAGTACTTTTTATCTTTAAGTATTGTGTGAATTGTGACACAATCAGTGAAACACATATCTTTACTATTGACGTTGGCGCTAACCAAATGATTACTCATTCTTAATTAAAACATGACAAACATGTAAACCAATATCAAAACATGCTACTAATGAGacaaattatgtaaataaagttatttaatatcataGAAAACATGCTGGACAAAATTCATAATACTAAACAAGAAATAAGGAAATTATTTATGAACACTTCCGTCACCAACCAAGtgatcaatttttctatttggaTCAACAAAAACGTCATCAACATCAAGATGAAACATGTCAATATATCTagaataattgcataaaatccccCTGTATTTTAGAAATTCGATTAAGAATCCCCCGTGTTAAAGTATAAGCAAAAAATCCCCTGTGTTTTGTGAAATGGTGCACACACACCTCTTCCGTCATTTCTCCTTAACGGCGttaatttttgtggtgatTTGTTcgttatttcttgtttttagaAGCCATTGATCTTTCTTAGTTAAAAATGGATTGCTTagattttaagtaatttataaaatatacttttgtatttatatatacaaacacacaattatatatataataattatatcaatatttaatataatatatatatgtgtagaTAGGGTGGGCGACATTGTCCGCTGCCGCTTAGATTTGGGCAACGACAGCTTGATGATCACCGCCAGCGACACCACGGGAGGTGGAGGCGCGAAGGCGGAGGCAGGGGGTGGCCGATGATTTGGGGAAGACGAAGACcccttcttttatttatttatttattatattatttttttgtaatgttgatgtattaaattaattcaattattgggttttcatgtaattaaaaaaagtattttaattaattttagtagtgtttatgtaatttattggATTTTCAACACATTGGTagtaaataagtatttttaaattaattttgtttagatTAACACTTTCAAAGAACTAAAGTTTCCATGATGATAATcgtgttttaataaaatcaaataggaattaatttattttatttaattcataaaacaacacataatttatatacataatcatatattagCAACTTTTGAGTTTCAACCCTCATCAATATATTAGTGCACATTTTCTTTCAACGTAGttgagttttcttttttcttttttcttttaatgaaattcaatGTCGTTAGTTCAATTGCATAtacaaaatttctttaaaatatataattaagttattttttatttttaaattcaaaattcatgaaTTCGAATCATATAACAACTATTATGAAGTATTTAATGGAATCTTTCGATATACTTTACTGTGATTTATTGATGTCGTATATATCATTGTGTAATTTTGGCGTATcctttttaagaattaaaagaactaaagttaaatgataatttaaaattaatactgcatattataaatatgacataaataatatataagataaaaatagatCGATCTTTTAAATTCCTTCCCTCCAAAGTGTTTTGTCTATATCACAGATAATTCAGACCCCACCAACCACTTGCTcatgatattatataaaaatgttttGCGTGTCTCCAACTATatcataaacatatatattacataattaagaaGTTgcaaataaggaaaaaaaatacttaaaaaataggaaaataatataattttagtcctgtgaTTTTAagagattatattttttgtattgtatatattgattttcataatttagtcatataattttaagatttttttttggctaatttGACTGAGAAATTACTTGTGACTTGcacattatataattaaatcgcATTTTTAGTATTGTAATTTAAAGGAGTTGGTATTTTTGGCCCTAcaacgaattaatttagagtattaaaattataatttaattgagtcgTGTCTAAGTTACATACAATTTTCTGAATAAATTGCACGAAAAAGAactaatattgttaaaatttcaaaattataaaattaaataataaaaattaattcttgcaaaactaaaaaaatcaccctcttaagttaaaaatatgCCTATACTCTACAAAATCAGCCACAAATCATAGAAAAcaagttttatatatgtaaggTAAAAtccaaattaccccctatgataCTCAAAATGTTTAAAGAGGttcttgtaataaaaaaaaatatataatcccctataaaatttaaaaaggtgCATATTACCCCTTCCCTTCAGAATTGTACTTCAAGCGCCCAAATGCGACCAAGTATGTATTTTTTGCCCCTAAATGACCAAACTACCcctacttttaaattatacatattttaaaaatataatataaaaaaatttaaataatatgtttatatgttaaaaaaaacctaaaaaatataaaatagaaaaataaaaataactcgTCGATGGAGGGGAGATTGGTGGGGTGTCAAAATACTCGTCCGAGACTCGCGTCAAGAGATGATCAGACTgtggagaaaaatataatagaagatGGGGCTGCAGATTAGGATTTTcttagccaaaaaaaaaaagagacgACGGTTTTTTGAGCAGAAAAATTGAGATAACTCACCAACGAATTGGAGATTTTTAATGGGTAGAGTATCAAAATTCTCGCCGTTAGACGGGCTTTTCAATAGTGGTAAGTTTGCTTCAAAAGGTGGTCGGACGATAGATAtgggaggaaaagaaaattaaaataaagatatatacatacatatatatatatatatattaaaaaatatataattatatatattaaaattatatattaattttgataagcATGATTAAATTTGAGCCACAAATCTAGATCAGATTAATTACAGGTCATTGATTtaaaaagggtatttttgtcattgCAACATCAACTCATGTTCAAATACACCAGGGGCCAGTATGCACATTTGTAAGTTTTATAAGGGGTTAgatggtatttttttattatagggATCTATTTGAACATTTTGGATATCACATGAGATAATATCAACTTTACCATATATAATGTGTGTAAAAAGTATAGAATTAAAGGTTGCAAAtctataattgatattattcaGCTGATACGTATAAAAAATTCTACATGAACTTAAGAGAGGTTAGATCATAGTCTCAATATTCTGAGGTTATTTCAccttgggtaaattacaatgaattttattaaagttgggtataattataattacgaattcgttgtttgaaaataacaaatatttcgtctgatattagataaaataatataatcctTAGATGGagatttgaaattatcaactttgcctttattatatttttttttcttttaaaaaaaaactataaaaatggTAAAAACTCATACGGGGATGGAAAATCTTGAAAAcattgtaaaaaaattctcaacttagatcatattttttttcctaaaaataaacaaaattataatatatagtttataatggtattttggtcagtttacCACAAAAAAGGTGAAAATCTAACGAATACTAATGAATTGAGTTAATTATTAGACGACCGTTAAAATTAAGAGATATTtctaattatgccaaattccAAGAGAGCTCATTTTAGTTTACTATTTCACTTTTAATCCAAATTTAATGGTTTCTCCAAGTTATTGGGTGGTTAAATTTATAgcatggatgaaaaataaattagaatagaGAAAAATGGTTCATACAACAATTTGTGTTTCATCCTTTCCTtgttgaaagaaagaaacacaaagcaagaaaaataataattgaaccACCTCATGGAAATAAAAGCAGATTACAACTTAATTAACCTGCGCGCAGATCaagttaaaattgaaatcaacaTTTATTTCTAAAGAAACCCTTCAACATCTTCCTTCCGGGTGCAATGGGAATAGCTTTAGGGTTCTATCTTCCCCTTCTTCTTCTGTACAACAATATCTgctatcttcttcttcttcttcttctacgCATTCATCAAATCCCCATGACCTCCACTTTCTCTTGTATGAGCTAACATCTAATCCCTCTTCCCCCTGCAACAACTTTTTAtcctatttattaattaataatgtaacATAATATCCACTcctagaaaattatatatatatatattaccttaGAGGTAGataataatagataattaGTGGTGGTAGTTGTCGTAAAGGGCGAAGCTGAGGTTCTTAGACTGTGTGTGAGGCCGAGACTATTGCGCTTTTGCTTCTGCCTCTCGCGTGCCTTGTGATTTTGGAACCAGTAGAACACGTTTTTGCCTTCGATCTTTCCATACTTGCCGAGCTGTGCGGTGATCTGTTCGATTTGCTGCGCGTTCGGCGTTCGCATCCCGCCTCTGTACAGCATTTCCAGTATTCCTATCTGTTCTTGCGTTGGATTCCACCTCGTTCCCCCTGCCTGCTGCGCCTCTACCTGTTCAAAGTTCAAGTACTCGAAATTCAACACCATTTTGGGATACCGACAATTTTCATGTCgggaattttcaaattaagtgGACCATGAATAAAAGACTCGTCGTGCAGTACTCTGACAACTGTGTGGAAAACATTAGGCAGAATGTACATTCACCTAAACTGTCCTACACGAGAGTTTCGTAGTACAACGTATAATAAGCATGTGTATTCACACTTTTTCACACACTACAAGGTGTTTTCTGTGATTCTTGCTTTTGTGAATGTGTTTATgcgagtgagagagagagagagagggagagagagagtcttGCATGAAGCTAACAATACATCAGCCAAACAAGGCATGCAAAACGCGACCAGCACATTTAGAAGggaatttttaatacaaatcCTGTTCGGCTGGACCTGAACTAGTAATATGACAAGTTTAATACACTTATCAAGtataatttaggaaaaatgaCAATCGTGGTGGCCGCGGACAATTACCTGAGCAGATTCCTTCTTCTCAAAGTCGGAAGATTCAAGTTTTCTAGGACCACTCTCAGGTCTAATGAAACTCTTGAGATCAAAAGCGTTAACCGTGGTGGTGGccgtggtggtggtgggggtggTGACAAGCTTAGGAGCGAGCGGGCGCAGCCGCTTGCATCCAAGACTAGGTTCATGCTCCCAGAATCCACGTGCAAAGTGGTGCACCTTCATGACTTGAACTTTGATGGTTAATGGGGTGTGGGGGATCAGTTTGATGGCGGAATCCGGTGGTTATATAGACAGAAAAGTGATGGTGTTGAGGAAGAGAAATAAAGGAGAATAAAGTGGGAaggagaaacaagaaaaggaggAGATTGAGCAAGACCAAATGATGAGATGAGGTTGACTTGAGATTTTACATGTTAAAAGGAGAAATGAAAAGTTGAGTGAGaagaagggggggggggggggggggaaaatgggggggggggggaggtgGGAAAATCTAGTCTAGTGTAGAAAAAAAAGCAaacgcatatatatatatagtgcaaTGTCCTTTAATCATGGTTGCTAGCTACTTGCTATATAAcacttctttcttctttccccttttttctttaaatattacaaaatgatTATCTTATGTAACTAAGTTAACAAGATGTGAAATTATCATTGTTTCTATTTgccataataataattttacaagcCTATAATAAACAGACACATGCAATATGTATAGCGCACTTATGGGGATATATCAAAAGCTTGCTATCCAAGTACATTACGAACGCGTGAAAGTTACAAGTAATTTTCTACTTAGGGCTGATCTATTAACTACACGTGATTAAAGAAATGTAGTTTTAATCTCTTAATACTCTTCATAGAAAGGATTTTCTTGCCATTTGGTCGTGCTTTTTGTTTCCATCTTGCACGAAAGCAAGTTCTTCTATCATGCTTCAAACTTGTTGAATACGAGAATCGCTTCCAACTCGTCGAGTGCATGCACCCGAAAAAAATCTAACTATATATGAACATTCAATTGAGTCATTACTACATTGCATGTGTCTACATATCTATACTTTATTTAAACTTCatcttatgaatttattataataaaactttGATAGTCacttaattatacatacaatcattaatatatattaaggatATGAGATGGCCATGTTATGTATGTATAGTCAGTCTATAAACGGAGAAAAATAACAGATAGAAAGTTAGATAAGAATGCAGATAAGAGGACAAA from Sesamum indicum cultivar Zhongzhi No. 13 linkage group LG3, S_indicum_v1.0, whole genome shotgun sequence harbors:
- the LOC105159139 gene encoding WUSCHEL-related homeobox 4 isoform X3; the protein is MKVHHFARGFWEHEPSLGCKRLRPLAPKLVTTPTTTTATTTVNAFDLKSFIRPESGPRKLESSDFEKKESAQVEAQQAGGTRWNPTQEQIGILEMLYRGGMRTPNAQQIEQITAQLGKYGKIEGKNVFYWFQNHKARERQKQKRNSLGLTHSLRTSASPFTTTTTTNYLLLSTSKGEEGLDVSSYKRKWRSWGFDECVEEEEEEDSRYCCTEEEGEDRTLKLFPLHPEGRC
- the LOC105159139 gene encoding WUSCHEL-related homeobox 4 isoform X2 → MKVHHFARGFWEHEPSLGCKRLRPLAPKLVTTPTTTTATTTVNAFDLKSFIRPESGPRKLESSDFEKKESAQVEAQQAGGTRWNPTQEQIGILEMLYRGGMRTPNAQQIEQITAQLGKYGKIEGKNVFYWFQNHKARERQKQKRNSLGLTHSLRTSASPFTTTTTTNYLLLSTSKLLQGEEGLDVSSYKRKWRSWGFDECVEEEEEEDSRYCCTEEEGEDRTLKLFPLHPEGRC
- the LOC105159139 gene encoding WUSCHEL-related homeobox 4 isoform X1; this translates as MKVHHFARGFWEHEPSLGCKRLRPLAPKLVTTPTTTTATTTVNAFDLKSFIRPESGPRKLESSDFEKKESAQVEAQQAGGTRWNPTQEQIGILEMLYRGGMRTPNAQQIEQITAQLGKYGKIEGKNVFYWFQNHKARERQKQKRNSLGLTHSLRTSASPFTTTTTTNYLLLSTSKDKKLLQGEEGLDVSSYKRKWRSWGFDECVEEEEEEDSRYCCTEEEGEDRTLKLFPLHPEGRC